A section of the Candidatus Binatia bacterium genome encodes:
- a CDS encoding SDR family oxidoreductase — MVIVTGAAGRTGGEVVRQLSSRGIRVRALVRDPARVKGLTGPGIEVVVGDLSKPHTLDPAFRGADKLFLVSSPDPNVETLHGNALEAAKRTGIRHVVRLSARGASQGSPYLLLKVHGDVDENLSRSGLSYTILRPHAFYQNTLMYAATIAAQGVMYGVSRDGAGPMIDSRDVATAATSVLTGNGHSGRIYDLTGPESISHAQIAEKLSAALDRPVRFEEVPAEQVREGMRAVLPPWLADAFLDLSLSWSGKDADFSDAYARITGKKARPYDQFAKDFASAFGASPKVAVS, encoded by the coding sequence ATGGTCATCGTCACCGGCGCCGCCGGCCGGACGGGCGGCGAAGTCGTGCGCCAGCTCTCCTCGCGCGGCATCCGCGTTCGCGCCCTCGTGCGGGATCCCGCCCGCGTGAAGGGGCTCACCGGGCCCGGCATCGAAGTCGTCGTCGGCGATCTGTCCAAACCCCATACGCTCGATCCCGCGTTTCGAGGAGCCGACAAGCTCTTCCTGGTTTCCTCGCCGGACCCGAACGTCGAAACCCTTCACGGAAACGCGCTCGAAGCGGCCAAGCGGACCGGCATCCGCCACGTCGTGCGCCTCTCCGCGCGCGGCGCCTCGCAGGGCTCGCCCTATCTGCTGCTGAAGGTCCACGGCGACGTGGACGAGAACCTTTCGCGGTCGGGGCTCTCGTACACCATCCTCCGCCCGCACGCCTTCTATCAGAACACCCTCATGTACGCGGCGACCATCGCGGCCCAGGGCGTCATGTACGGCGTCTCGCGCGACGGGGCGGGCCCGATGATCGACAGCCGTGACGTGGCTACCGCCGCGACTTCGGTGCTCACCGGGAACGGACACAGCGGCCGCATCTACGATCTGACCGGACCCGAGTCGATCTCGCACGCGCAGATCGCGGAGAAGCTCAGCGCCGCGCTCGATCGCCCCGTGCGCTTCGAGGAAGTCCCGGCCGAGCAGGTGCGGGAGGGGATGCGCGCGGTCCTGCCGCCGTGGCTGGCGGACGCGTTCCTCGACCTCTCGCTCTCCTGGTCGGGCAAGGACGCGGATTTCTCCGATGCCTACGCGCGGATCACGGGCAAGAAGGCGCGCCCGTACGATCAGTTCGCCAAGGACTTCGCGAGCGCGTTCGGGGCCTCACCCAAGGTCGCGGTGAGCTGA